From one Anopheles cruzii chromosome 3, idAnoCruzAS_RS32_06, whole genome shotgun sequence genomic stretch:
- the LOC128271522 gene encoding zinc finger protein 593 homolog — translation MPYARKKMHSGDTHLRRRWRLRNRKKDLDEIDADLKTNPEQLLKQEVDLDKPGFAQFYCIHCATYYINDQALQAHFRTKVHKRRLKALEVEPYTVEDSLRAGGQGSFVQPQKRKMETQPSVADVDQGKRIKVDTLMEEEKPAKRNLSKVTKYTDFKQVLEGLK, via the coding sequence ATGCCTTACGCACGCAAAAAAATGCACAGTGGCGACACGCACCTGCGACGCCGGTGGAGACTGCGAAACCGCAAAAAGGATCTGGACGAGATCGATGCCGATTTGAAGACCAATCCGGAGCAGCTGCTGAAGCAGGAGGTCGACTTGGATAAGCCAGGTTTTGCGCAGTTCTACTGTATCCACTGTGCGACGTACTACATCAACGATCAGGCGCTGCAGGCACACTTCCGCACCAAGGTGCACAAACGCCGCCTGAAGGCACTGGAAGTGGAACCGTACACCGTCGAGGATTCGCTGAGAGCGGGCGGCCAGGGCAGTTTCGTGCAGCCGCAAAAGCGTAAAATGGAAACCCAACCGTCGGTCGCCGATGTGGACCAAGGCAAGCGGATCAAGGTGGACACGCTGATGGAGGAAGAAAAGCCCGCCAAACGGAACCTGTCCAAGGTGACAAA